From Deltaproteobacteria bacterium, the proteins below share one genomic window:
- a CDS encoding SDR family oxidoreductase translates to MRVFVTGATGFIGSALVPELLKAGHQVLGLSRSDAGAAALQAAGAEVLRGDVEQLDILARGAAQSDATVHLAFNHDFSKFMQNCENDRRAIEAMGDALAGTKKLLLVTSGTGMGKADAGRAATEDDDKVSSKEVPRAMSEEAADRVAQRGVRVGIVRLPQVHDTRKAGLVSYLIQVAREKGFVAYVGEGKNQWPAAHVSDVARLYKLAVEKTDGYARYHAVAEEGVGVREISEVLGRGLKMPVRSIALGDAQAHFGWMAHFAGWDLRASSEKTRAALGWKPTGPKMMQDLEKQEWL, encoded by the coding sequence ATGCGCGTGTTCGTGACAGGTGCGACAGGATTCATCGGCTCGGCGTTGGTGCCGGAGCTGCTCAAGGCAGGTCATCAGGTGTTGGGGCTCTCGCGCAGTGACGCGGGCGCAGCGGCGCTCCAGGCTGCGGGTGCCGAGGTCCTCCGCGGCGACGTGGAGCAGCTCGACATCCTCGCGCGCGGCGCGGCGCAGTCCGATGCGACGGTCCACCTCGCCTTCAACCATGACTTCTCGAAGTTCATGCAGAACTGCGAGAACGACCGGCGCGCCATCGAAGCCATGGGCGACGCGCTCGCGGGGACGAAGAAGCTTCTGCTCGTGACCTCGGGCACCGGCATGGGCAAGGCCGACGCCGGACGCGCGGCCACCGAGGATGACGACAAGGTGAGCTCGAAGGAGGTCCCGCGCGCGATGTCGGAAGAGGCCGCGGATCGCGTGGCGCAGCGAGGCGTGCGCGTGGGCATCGTGCGGCTGCCGCAGGTGCACGACACCAGGAAGGCGGGGCTGGTCTCGTACTTGATTCAGGTCGCGCGGGAGAAGGGCTTCGTCGCCTATGTCGGCGAGGGCAAGAACCAGTGGCCCGCGGCGCACGTGTCGGATGTGGCGCGGCTCTACAAGCTCGCCGTCGAGAAGACCGATGGCTATGCGCGCTACCACGCGGTCGCGGAGGAGGGCGTGGGCGTCCGCGAGATCTCGGAGGTGCTCGGTAGGGGCCTGAAGATGCCGGTGCGCTCGATCGCGCTCGGCGATGCCCAGGCGCACTTCGGCTGGATGGCGCACTTCGCCGGCTGGGACCTGCGCGCGTCGAGCGAGAAGACGCGCGCCGCGCTCGGCTGGAAGCCGACGGGCCCGAAGATGATGCAGGACCTCGAGAAGCAGGAGTGGCTCTAG
- a CDS encoding helix-turn-helix transcriptional regulator, whose translation MVRITLDQGLSSAVPHKHATVLHLEGESIWSVRGAHWSTRPGTLGVKVPGEVYREHTRRGRSRFQVVVFEDALVEEARAAFDQPPAAPRAGSFDGFDDPRVQPLMVLHQGMLDDAACTATLEQALAEALATYVQLTAAKPSHPEPASMFGSAVARARALLDTRITEPVTLDELAAHARLDKFRLCRAFREQVGLPPHAYVTHRRVSLAQEMLARGVPQAEVAIQVGLYDQSQLHRHFKRILGITPGAWARAMR comes from the coding sequence GTGGTCCGAATCACGCTCGACCAGGGCCTGAGCAGCGCCGTGCCCCACAAGCACGCCACCGTGTTGCATCTCGAGGGCGAATCCATCTGGTCGGTGCGCGGCGCGCACTGGTCCACGCGGCCGGGCACACTGGGCGTGAAGGTGCCGGGCGAGGTGTACCGCGAGCACACGCGACGTGGACGCTCGCGCTTCCAGGTTGTCGTGTTCGAGGACGCGCTCGTGGAAGAAGCGCGCGCGGCGTTCGATCAGCCGCCCGCCGCTCCGCGCGCGGGCTCGTTCGACGGCTTCGATGATCCGCGCGTGCAGCCGCTGATGGTGCTGCATCAGGGGATGCTCGACGACGCCGCGTGCACGGCGACCCTGGAGCAAGCGCTCGCCGAGGCGCTCGCGACCTATGTGCAGCTCACCGCGGCCAAGCCTTCGCACCCCGAGCCCGCGTCGATGTTTGGCTCCGCCGTGGCGCGGGCACGCGCGCTTCTCGATACGCGCATTACCGAGCCGGTGACGCTCGACGAGCTCGCCGCCCACGCGCGGCTCGACAAGTTCCGCCTCTGCCGCGCGTTCCGCGAGCAGGTGGGCCTGCCGCCGCACGCGTATGTGACCCATCGTCGCGTGAGCCTTGCGCAGGAGATGCTCGCTCGCGGCGTGCCCCAGGCGGAGGTGGCCATTCAAGTTGGCCTCTACGATCAGAGCCAGCTCCATCGCCACTTCAAGCGCATCCTGGGCATCACGCCCGGCGCTTGGGCGCGCGCGATGCGCTGA
- a CDS encoding aldo/keto reductase → MARETQLGKTGPKVFPISLGCMGMSGAYGPSDEAESIATIHEAIERGVTLLDTGDFYGAGHNELLIRRALEGRRDRVLLSVKFGAMRGPDGAFVGFDGRPAAVKNFVTYSLQRLGTDHIDVYRPARLDPTVPIEDTVGAIAELVKSGYVRHIGLSEVGAETIQRAAKVHPLVDLQIEYAVITRQPEKAIFPTLAQLGMSATLYGVLSRGLLTGSTTGGARAGFPRFAGEAGQRNAAVVAKFHAFAADHGMTPAQLSVAWVLAKQPTLVPVVGARTRKQLTDVLDALDKPLSAADVAAVEALLPPDAISGSRYPEQQMKLLDSER, encoded by the coding sequence ATGGCTCGCGAAACGCAGCTTGGAAAGACCGGCCCCAAGGTCTTCCCCATCTCCCTCGGATGCATGGGCATGTCCGGCGCGTACGGCCCGTCCGACGAGGCCGAGAGCATCGCCACGATCCACGAGGCGATCGAGCGCGGCGTGACCCTGCTCGACACCGGCGACTTCTACGGCGCGGGCCACAATGAGCTGCTGATTCGACGCGCCCTCGAAGGCCGTCGCGACCGGGTGCTGCTGTCGGTGAAGTTCGGCGCGATGCGAGGCCCCGATGGCGCGTTCGTCGGCTTCGATGGTCGCCCGGCGGCGGTGAAGAACTTCGTGACCTACAGCTTGCAGCGGCTGGGCACGGATCACATCGACGTGTACCGCCCTGCCCGCCTCGATCCCACCGTGCCGATTGAGGACACGGTCGGCGCGATCGCCGAGTTGGTGAAGTCCGGCTACGTGCGCCACATCGGCCTCTCCGAGGTCGGCGCCGAGACGATCCAGCGCGCGGCGAAGGTGCACCCGCTGGTCGACCTGCAGATCGAGTACGCGGTGATCACCCGTCAGCCCGAGAAGGCGATCTTCCCCACGCTGGCGCAGCTCGGGATGAGCGCGACGCTCTACGGCGTGCTCTCGCGCGGCCTGCTCACCGGCAGCACGACCGGCGGCGCGCGCGCGGGCTTTCCGCGCTTCGCCGGTGAGGCCGGCCAGCGCAACGCGGCGGTCGTCGCGAAGTTCCACGCGTTCGCGGCCGACCACGGCATGACGCCGGCGCAGCTCTCGGTCGCGTGGGTGCTCGCGAAACAGCCCACGCTCGTTCCCGTCGTGGGCGCGCGCACGCGAAAGCAGCTCACCGACGTGCTCGACGCGCTGGACAAGCCGCTCTCGGCTGCGGACGTGGCTGCGGTCGAGGCGCTCCTTCCTCCCGACGCGATCTCGGGAAGCCGCTACCCGGAGCAGCAGATGAAGCTGCTCGACAGCGAGCGCTGA
- a CDS encoding nitronate monooxygenase, with amino-acid sequence MLPSSLQGRLSIPAFCAPMFLVSGVELTKAACNQRIIGSFPALNARTTELLDGWLSELKAGLNADAAPYAVNLVVHRTNPRVEADLAILEKHRVPIVVTSLGAVSEVVRKVQSWGGVVFHDVTNAHHAKKAADAGVDGIIAVANGAGGHAGTLNPFALVSEIRTFWSKTLLLAGCMNHGAQVLAAQAMGADLAYLGTRFIGTRESAASEAYKQMLLESRAEDILYTPAVSGVPANFMRPSLEKAGYDMTQLGRPGDVNYGQKLKPVDDEAKAWKTVWSAGQGVGAIRDIPTVAELCERLRSEYAEAKARLGAA; translated from the coding sequence ATGCTCCCTTCTTCTCTCCAAGGTCGCCTGTCGATCCCCGCATTCTGTGCGCCGATGTTTCTGGTCTCCGGAGTCGAGCTCACGAAGGCGGCGTGCAATCAGCGAATCATCGGCAGCTTCCCGGCGCTGAACGCACGGACGACCGAGCTGCTCGACGGTTGGCTCTCGGAGCTGAAGGCCGGCCTGAACGCGGACGCGGCTCCGTACGCGGTGAACCTGGTGGTGCATCGCACCAATCCGCGCGTGGAGGCCGACCTCGCGATCCTGGAGAAGCACCGCGTGCCCATTGTCGTGACCTCACTTGGCGCGGTGAGCGAAGTGGTTCGAAAGGTGCAGTCGTGGGGCGGCGTCGTCTTCCACGACGTCACCAACGCGCATCACGCGAAGAAGGCAGCGGACGCCGGCGTGGATGGAATCATCGCCGTGGCCAATGGCGCGGGCGGGCACGCGGGTACGTTGAATCCCTTCGCGCTGGTCTCGGAGATCCGCACCTTCTGGAGCAAGACGCTCCTGCTCGCGGGCTGCATGAACCACGGCGCGCAGGTGCTCGCGGCGCAGGCCATGGGCGCGGACCTCGCGTACCTCGGCACCCGCTTCATCGGCACGCGCGAGTCCGCGGCCAGCGAGGCGTACAAGCAGATGCTGCTCGAGTCGCGCGCGGAGGACATCCTCTACACGCCCGCGGTCTCCGGCGTGCCGGCGAACTTCATGCGGCCGTCGCTCGAGAAGGCCGGCTACGACATGACGCAGCTCGGGCGCCCGGGCGACGTGAACTACGGCCAGAAGCTCAAGCCCGTCGACGATGAAGCCAAGGCTTGGAAGACGGTCTGGAGCGCAGGGCAGGGCGTGGGCGCGATTCGTGACATCCCGACCGTGGCTGAGCTGTGCGAGCGACTCCGCAGCGAGTACGCGGAGGCCAAGGCCAGGCTCGGGGCCGCGTGA